The Etheostoma spectabile isolate EspeVRDwgs_2016 chromosome 9, UIUC_Espe_1.0, whole genome shotgun sequence DNA segment CAGGCGTGCTCGGGGATTATTCCTCTTGGTGCAACAGAGAGGTTCAACCAATATACAGGGAGGGAGAGGCAACATCGCTGGAGAAGTTTGTAAAATTGTACGTGTCCATGTAAACCCCGGCCCTCAAAAAAAGGTATGTCAGAAGCCCAAGCTGTCGCAGCACAACACCACTTTGGGTTGAAGGATTCAGGTAAGGAAGATGGTAGCAGAAATATCTGAGGAGGAGCTGAAGAACACCTCTGTCAGACACAAAACTAGGCTGATTCTCTCCGGCACCATTTTGGCCAGAGGTAGAGTCCATAGAAGGGATTAGAATGATCATGAAAATGGCTGTTATTGATATTAAGAGGGGTAATAGTTGTGATGTCAGTAGGATGTAAAATTGCATTATTTCCATGTGTTTGCTGCTTGGGAGATAGAGCGGGAGGGAATCATGTCCAGCAGGTACTCTCGCTGACGCTCGACAGCAGAGGTGGTCTTATGGGCAGACAAGCTGGGGTTCACATAGGCCATAGTCACACCTGTCAGAAGACAGACACATCAGTGGTCAACATACTACAGACAAACCCACACCGGACTAAATAGAAGAAGAAGCATTGGCAGTAAGCAAGATGAGCCTGAATTATCTGCTGAGGTTttcaaggaaacaaaaaaaataaaaatgaataaatacaatgaCAACCACACaggcattttaaaatgaaaaggcCTAGCCTGGGAAGATGGGAAGAAAGAAAGTGACTGACTTAGTCCACAAGAGCTCAAAGAGGGAGCAGAACGCGAGAACGGGTGAGAAGCGTTCTCGGCCTAACCTCGTGACACGTTTTATCTACCTGTGTTGCCACCGCTCTGCTTCCTCCAGGCAGACACGTTGCCCTGGTTACTGCTGCCGGCGCTGACCTTTGCCCCATGCTGCAGCGGGCGTGCTGCAGCATGCTTACCTGCCCTGTTGCCCAGCGCCGCTGCCGCCATCGCGCTCTGCAGCTGAGAGGAGGAAGTGAATGAGTGGGTCACGCCACGAGAGCTCATTGACTGGATGCTGTGTGACAGATGGCCCTGTACAGAGAGTGAATGATGGCGTTAGTAAAGCTTTTAATTACCATGCAGTTGTTTTGGCTGCTGATTGAGGGAAAAAtgcattcaaactttaaaaaaaaaaaaaaaaacagtgttggtCCATCATCAACACAATCAAAGGCCATCCTAACCTGCTTAATGGAGTGGTGTGCAGACACAGGTCTGTGCTGCATGGCAGCCCTGACATGCTTGTACTGTTGGGACACCAGCACCTCACTCTTGGACATTGAAGGAGAGGAGGTGGTTTTAGAGACGGAGGAAGAGGAAGTCGCCTGCTGGAGGATGCGCTGCTCAATCTCCTGCTCCTGTTGGAGTGCCTTAACAAAGGCTGCCTTCAGCCGGCTGGTGTGCTCAGCCTTCAGGGCCTTCTTCTGATTGGACGACATGCATTGGTCACAGAGGATGGTCCCAACCTTCTCCTTTCTCCAGCGGGAGGTGAAGTCTGTCTTACACTGGGCACAGGTGTATGGCTCTTTGGGAATGGAGCTGGCAATGGCGGCAGCTGGGCCCAGATTACCTATGTGGGAAACCAGAGAACTTCTTTACAGCCGATGTAAACATGTATATCCTACTATTCAATCCACCACTGCACTACATCCCCAAACTAGCTCACAACGTGGAAAGATCTACCCACCTCTGCCGTGCATCTCCAGAAGTTTTTGCACCACCTCCTCCAGCCCCAACAAGTAGATGAACTCATTATTGGCTGCTGATGGCAGGAAGTTGAACTCAGGGGCCGGCGGTTTAGGTGGAGGGATCTCCAGCAGCGTCTTCTCCAATTGCTTGCGCAGTGCCAGCTTGGCAGCCGCCTGCCGGCTGGCTGGAGAGTCGTTGATGCTAGAGTTGGGTGACACTGAAGAGCCTTTTAGGCTGGTAGGAGAGgcctggacacaaacacaacagaaaccACTTGAGCGACGACACATGAGGAAGTCACTATTATGGCTGACCATATAGCAGATATAGCATTCTGCAGATGAGTGTGCAATGTTTGCTTGCATATCATATCCTCACCTGAGGGATGTTGACCATGACGTTACTGTTGGCCACATTAGCCACCCGAATGAGTCCCTGCTGAATGATCCTCTGGCCCTGGACCTGGACATTGGGCACAGAAGCCCTGGGAGCCAGCAAGAGTGGAGGGGGGCCTGAACCACTGTGCTGATGCTGATGCTGGCGTAGACTGGCTATCTGCTGGGGAGTCACTGCGATAGGCTGATGgcagcacccacacacacacacacacacacacacacacagaagcagtcGTCGTGGCCGCATGAAGAGAGCGAGCAAAGGAGAAGAGAAAGTGAGAAATTAACAAAGAGCTCTTCAAATCTAAACCACAGATGGAGTGCACTCTAAATGTGGGCCAGTGTGATGACTATCATCATCTGAACGGTTTCATGATCCCTCACACTAACCTGGGCCCCTCTGACCAGGGGGGGCATGACAATCTGAGAGTTGTGTTTGGACGGCATGTGTTGCCCACCCCGCACCAAAGGAGGAGGGATCACAGTGCCTGAGCTTCGACCTGTCACCTGTAAACACAACAATCCAAATCTACAGTAAATAACatataacacattttttaacacTGTGCTACAAACGCATTCCTTTTGATTTTGTGTGGTTTTGATGTGTGAGCCTCCGAATGAACAACTCAGGTGCCATGCACTTGTGTTGCTACGTATTCCACTTCGTACAATGTAGAGTTGAATCATACATCAATCCAGGCTCTACAATAGCTGCGACAGGAGGCTCTTAGCTAAATATACTAAGTACCTGGAGGGGTCCTTTGCTTGATGTGATGCTACCTCTcaccagaggaggaggagtggctACAGAGCCAGTCGCCTACAAAATGAACAGAGTACAGGATTAGTCCATAAAgttgtatgtacagtacttgatcataaataaagacttttaaacatttttgctAATTCATTCTTTCAAGAAGTGGGAAAACAGaactatcttgtttttttttttttatagcactTGTGTGTTCATAAAACCCGAAAAAGAGAACATCATTGTCATTTTCTGGGGTTTTACCTTCTGCACAGTGCTCTCCTTCTGAATCTGGCTCTGTCGTAGTTTCTTAAGCAGCACCAGCTTGGCCTCTTGGAGTCTCAGTTCCTCCTTCAGCTGTTTGATGATGCGCTCCCTCTCCTCAGGAGAACTCTTCTTTAAACACCAATTCAGATCAAAAAAGGTAACTTAGCAGACATACATGTACAATTTGAAGCTGTATCAGTAGTGGCTTATCAGAAGAATGTTTGGTCTTTTCAACAGCTAGAATGAACACTTTGAAGCCAGTGGAAACTACAAACTATAGGGGTAGggggaaaaacaaattgaaaaatcATACTTAGTTATTTTtgcaacaatttttaaaatggatttatttccttaatatctatatatatattttttttttaccaatgattcaccAAAATATTTTCCGCAGACTACATCATATATACGTTACCAGAAAAACAGACTAGAAGCAGAAAAATAcatgttatgtacttctttacaaattaaataaatgtcagactaaCCGATTGACATGTGACATGCATTTTTTTGAgaaaacaattactttttagaaatgtctcatgaaatattgtctctagaagtgtattattcaacttttgtttttgtcaaagaaggaaaagaaaattgcaattcTCAATACTATGGAATCACAATACTTCGCACATCGCACCCATGGATCGTGAAAGAAATCAAATCGGGACAAAAGCATGCCGTCCCAGCCCTACCGTGTGCATAGTTTGAATGTTGTTTTCCTACCATTAGTTTATCTGTGTCAGTCTTCGTAAAGCAGTGACCATTCATGAGAGGGCTGGCTGGCTCATTGTCGGACAACACAATCACATCATCTGGCGATGGCGGCTGCCGCTCATTCTTAATGTCACTGAGGGGAAGGAAAGAGAACTATTTGTCATTCAATCAAGATTCAACGCTGTATTTCATTTCAGTCCATAATACTGCAGTTACTATAAACCGCCACCAACGTGTAGTTTGGTCTTAAATCCAGTAGATGGCAGTATATAATTATGATTTCATTATCCCCTTTTGTAGTGCAAATGTGTACTGGGACATACAAGAAGACAAGAACCAAGAGATCAATAATGGTGTAATGGCGGCTGGGCAAGATTGCTACAACCCCATTATCTGCAGCGAAAGGTAACAGTGAAGAGACCTCATGCTCTCTTCGTTCCAACAGACACAGCAAAGTCAGTCACAAAAAACATGCAGACAAAGGGCTAATTaactacatttttgtttgttttacagcagGAAAGGGCTTAAAGCctttgataacatttttaatggctTTTCCTGAGGACTAGGGAGAACAAAGGCGACTAGTGGTGAGCTACATATCAATCTGGAAAGGGGTGGAGATTAGAAGTAAAAGGGTGGTTGTAATTTTACGAATGGGCCATGGCGGATAAATCTGCTTCCACCATCCCAGTGGGATCTTGTTAGGTCCAGTGGGTCGGGGCATAAGAAGATAGAAGTCTGAGTGGTAACGAGAACCGGTGGAGGATGAGGTATAGGTAGCGAGTGGGATATCTGACAGTATGGGAGAGGTATAGGTTTGGGTCATGATGTGAAGTTATGCATGCAAACATGCAAGTTTAAAATTGTTCAGACGCCGTTGAGCGAGAGGCTTCGGGGCGTTAAGCTTAGGCCCAGTTTACCACCCAGACAGGGCCTCACCCCGCCCCTGCCTCCGTGGGGAGGCCTGTGGCCTAGCCAAATCGGCACAGCCTGGGCCTCAGCTCTACCCTCCCTCCCAGCTGCCGACACTAGAGTCACAAACTGAGCAGAGCGGAGGTCCGCTGGAGACACTGGAGAGGGTGACAGTGAGGGGGAGGGGAATACATGGCCAGGAGCCAACCTATTGTGTACACGCTCTCACTCACCTCACTCCATTCACTACTTCACAAACCCCTCCCCCATCCTGACTTGCTTGTTCATCCTTTATACTCTAACTCACTGACTCAGTTCTTCACACTTTCTCTCCTTTTGCACGCTCCTCTCTTCAGACACGTTTCCCCTGCTATCCTCTCCGTCCTCACAACAGCTGTCTAACACTCCCCAAAACAGAGATTGCACGCTCAGTATAACAAGGTCACTACATGACAATAACCATGTTTGTTTATATATGATGAATGAGGATTTCAGCAGActaaaaaccacaacacacaagcacaacaaCCATGTGCTGTCATAATGCTACTTGGCCCACTTGCTTAGAACACAACAAACCTTGTAAAATCACTGAAATAATGATTTCCTCGCCTAAATTTTACCCCTAAAAAAATGGCTGCAGTTTCCACCTGCTTGGCCCTCTGGATGACCCTGgtttcattgtgaagctaacccTCTTcgttgttgtttctagtggcattgtgacactaggacttactgacacagagctacagaggttagaccACAGAATTCATTTCCGCCCAaagaaaatatctgaaaaattaataaaaacatatgaAAATTTATTACATgggctaaaaacaaaaatagtccCTCGTTGTCtcaactaaaaagaaaaatccagagAATTGCTTAAAAAGggattttatataatttttttccaaaatttccctgtgctttgtctttttttctttttcaaaaaaagccaaaaaaaagtgctaaaacaaaatttgaaatacaaaaaacatacatcatccacattcataaaaaaatatataataaattttgggaaaataatcaaaattTGATGAAAGggtgaaatgccaaaaaaaggaaatttttttggtttttaaaatggGTGGAACCCTCTCGGGGGAAATTTTTTTGGGCCCTGTTTGATATCATCAACTGGCTCCTATTGGCAACAAAAATGCCATTTTTTATGCCTCTGTCCTGGGGTGGGAATGCTTCAGTTTTTTCCCCACTGGGCCCCCTGGGGACGTGAGTTTTATTGGTTACTTGGGGTTTTTTGGGAATACTTGCTTTTGGTGAGAAAAAAATTTTCTTTGGAAACTGGACAAGCCCCAATTCCGGGGTGTGCCGGGGGAGAAGTAGCGCGAACCACGGAAAAATTTACCCCATAAAAACCGAAAAAATGATGCATGTTTctgatttgaagaaaaaaattcccaaaaaacAGTTGGGGGGACCAGAAAAATTATGGATTCAAGGTTTGGGATTTCTAAAGCTTGGAGTGTTTCAAGGAATCCAGTTTTGGGGCATCTTTCCCCGGTGGTTATGACCGAGAAACAGTAGGAAAAAACCCTCTTTGACTGaatatgtcttttgttttatttcgaATGATTAAACCGTTGTGAGTCCCTTATCTGTGTGTGGGCCGAGGAATCATgaattttaagttttaaaatggGTATTTAGCGTGTTAGACGGTTttgcttgcaatttatgacgGAAGTCACATTCCAAAAAAACGGGAAGGGGGAGATAGAATAAAGGGTGGTTGTAATTTTTACAATGGGCCATGGCGGATAATCTGCTTCCACCATCCCAGTGGGATCTTGTTGGGTCCAGTGGGTCGGGGCATAAGAAGATAGAAGTCTGAGTGGTAACGAGAACCGGTGGAGGATGAGGTATGGTAGCGAGTGGGTATCTGACAGTATGGGAGAGGTATAGGTTTGGGTCATGATGTGAAGTTATGCATGCAAACATGCAAGTTTAAAATTGTTCAGACGCCGTTGAGCGAGAGGCTTCGGGGCGTTAAGCTTAGGCCCAGTTTACCACCCAGACAGGGCCTCACCCGCCCCTGCTCCGTGGGGAGGCCTGTGGCCTAGCCAAATCGGCACAGCCTGGGCCTCAGCTCTACCCTCCCTCCCAGCTGCCGACACTAGAGTCACAAACTGAGCAGAGCGGAGGTCCGCTGGAGACACTGGAGAGGGTGACAGTGAGGGGGAGGGGAATACATGGCCAGGAGCCAACCTATTGTGTACACgctccctcactcactcactcattcactaCTTCACAAACCCCTCCCCCATCCTGACTTGCTTGTTCATCCTTTATACTCTAACTCACTGACTCAGTTCTTCACACTTTCTCTTCCTTTTGCACGCTCCTCTCTTCAGACACGTTTCTCTGCTATCCTCTCCGTCCTCACAACAGCTGTCTAACAGCTCCCCAAAACAGAGATTGCACGCTCAGTATAACAAGGTCAACTACATGACAATAACCATGTTGTTTATATATGATGAGATGAGGATTTCAGCAGACTAAGAAACCACAACACAAAGCACAACAACCATGTGCTGTCATAATGCTACTTGGCCCACTTGCTTAGTACACAAACAAACCTTGTTAATACCGTATATTCCTACTTCCTGGAAAGTAGGGTCCTTTACATGAGTCATTCACATACAGCTCTGTTGACATTCCTTACATGCAATATTATAACCAATGTCAGACACAAGTAGCATCAGAGAGCAATGAAAATCATCAGCAGCATCTTTCACAAACACCTAATCACGACGTGGTGCCTTCGCTGACAAAACGACATGGACTAGCTTGTGAGGGTTGCTACTACTCTATTGAGAACAGCTTACACAAgcatcacaacacacagcagcttgGTTATGTAAGGTCCAGTACTTCTGCATGCCTCGGCCTCCCCACAATGACCCCACTATAGGATTGCTGAATCAGTCATTATTAAGTGCAGAGGGATTCTCAGTGAGTAAAATGCAATGTGGAGCTGCAgagattaatcaattaaatgattaattgtcacctataaaaaaaaaaaaaaaagttcaaattctgattccagcttcttaaaatgAGAATATTTTCTGGTTTCTTCACTCCTTTATGACAGTAGCCTGactatctttgagttgtggacaaaacgagacatcttggcttttgggaaacactgatcaacaggtttcattttctgacatgttatagaccaaacaactaatcgattaatcgtgAAAATAATCGGCAGATTAatcaaagaaaataattgttagttgcagcccttatGCAATGCAACACTAAGTGTCATTTGAAGCTACATAGCATTCtctttatgtaaataaatagcTGGGCTATACATAAATAGGCCTGGAAACGATCCGTTCAAATATTGACATATTGTTACGCAATCTACTTAAGGAAATGCTTCTTCTCTGTGACACTCTTTTTATACCTGAACCCATTCAAGAAATGTTTAGTTCAGTCactgtattatttttgtatgtatgcaACTTGgcttaaattacaatttattgaTAGTTTTTCAAAAGTTGGCCTACACAGACTAAGCCTTCTGCAAACAATTAGGTGATCGTCTCGGATTGAGTGAGCACTCAGACACATGCTGCAGCTGAGGGTTAAACCGGGGCCAAAGGTGACATCAAAAACCGGGCCAACACACTTTGAGCTGAATCTCAGTTCCACCGTAACCGCCATCACATCATTTTATGTATCCATCTCTCTACCAAACACGTCACATGACATCAGGCATTTCTCTGTGTGGTCATGTGACACACCCACCCTCCCCTCCTGGCCCCTCCTTCCTCCAACGGCTCCTTCCAATGTAGAAACCATGGCAACGGCCAGTTGGAACCAGTTTGTGACACGTAGCCTTCATTTTGTGTGAAGTGTGAGGCAGAGTTCAGGTGCTGCTGTGGGAGAAAATGGTGCCCAGGACTCAGGAGCCTTGAACTTTTCAAAATGGGGGCAGGCTGCCGACAACCACACAGCAACTTCCTGTACGGCTCCTCTCAGACCACTCACTTGTGCAAAGTTAGAGAGAAACCCGAAACTCCGATAGACACATCTCTAAGCACAGCCATGCACTGTGCATGCACGCATGATGTCCAAGGCCTACAGAACATAAATAATCATAAAGAAGCTTTCAAACAAACCTGTACGCAAAAAATGCAGACGCATATTTTTATCAGCTTGTGTGAAGTCCTGCTCGCCAGTCACATCCCCACCCTTTAACGCCTATGATGTTCCAACACCAGTTATATTAGGCACAACCAAATACACCAGCCAAATATCCTTTGATCAGATGTTAACTAGTTGGTAAGGACCTTATGAAGCATTTTGTCTGGCTGGAAATACAAAGGGTTTATTGTGGACAAAGTTGGCTGACTATGCAGTACTGAGGCCCAGTGTACAGGAAGAGATGTAACTGTTTAAGGTGAAGTGAATAATGACTTTGACAGGATCATGTAAACTAAACAATTATGTTAAGTTCCTTATGACCAAAACCTCTCAGTCCCTGTGCAATAACCCTTTGAAGCACTGCTAATAttactttaacaaaaacagacaaacaaaagacagactCAATCTTTTTCCTTGTCTCACCTTTTGGATGTGCTCAT contains these protein-coding regions:
- the gatad2ab gene encoding GATA zinc finger domain containing 2Ab isoform X1, whose amino-acid sequence is MSEEAVRQTRSQKRALEKDHAAPAEPLEDMDNKRVKLEKSDAAGAPLALVGSGAEGVKLKSEQAVKVAASILKSGEVKATIKVEVQTGDEPVDMSTSKSDIKNERQPPSPDDVIVLSDNEPASPLMNGHCFTKTDTDKLMKSSPEERERIIKQLKEELRLQEAKLVLLKKLRQSQIQKESTVQKATGSVATPPPLVRGSITSSKGPLQVTGRSSGTVIPPPLVRGGQHMPSKHNSQIVMPPLVRGAQPIAVTPQQIASLRQHQHQHSGSGPPPLLLAPRASVPNVQVQGQRIIQQGLIRVANVANSNVMVNIPQASPTSLKGSSVSPNSSINDSPASRQAAAKLALRKQLEKTLLEIPPPKPPAPEFNFLPSAANNEFIYLLGLEEVVQKLLEMHGRGNLGPAAAIASSIPKEPYTCAQCKTDFTSRWRKEKVGTILCDQCMSSNQKKALKAEHTSRLKAAFVKALQQEQEIEQRILQQATSSSSVSKTTSSPSMSKSEVLVSQQYKHVRAAMQHRPVSAHHSIKQGHLSHSIQSMSSRGVTHSFTSSSQLQSAMAAAALGNRAGKHAAARPLQHGAKVSAGSSNQGNVSAWRKQSGGNTGVTMAYVNPSLSAHKTTSAVERQREYLLDMIPSRSISQAANTWK
- the gatad2ab gene encoding GATA zinc finger domain containing 2Ab isoform X2 — protein: MSEEAVRQTRSQKRALEKDHAAPAEPLEDMDNKRVKLEKSDAAGAPLALVGSGAEGVKLKSEQAVKVAASILKSGEVKATIKVEVQTGDEPVDMSTSKSDIKNERQPPSPDDVIVLSDNEPASPLMNGHCFTKTDTDKLMSSPEERERIIKQLKEELRLQEAKLVLLKKLRQSQIQKESTVQKATGSVATPPPLVRGSITSSKGPLQVTGRSSGTVIPPPLVRGGQHMPSKHNSQIVMPPLVRGAQPIAVTPQQIASLRQHQHQHSGSGPPPLLLAPRASVPNVQVQGQRIIQQGLIRVANVANSNVMVNIPQASPTSLKGSSVSPNSSINDSPASRQAAAKLALRKQLEKTLLEIPPPKPPAPEFNFLPSAANNEFIYLLGLEEVVQKLLEMHGRGNLGPAAAIASSIPKEPYTCAQCKTDFTSRWRKEKVGTILCDQCMSSNQKKALKAEHTSRLKAAFVKALQQEQEIEQRILQQATSSSSVSKTTSSPSMSKSEVLVSQQYKHVRAAMQHRPVSAHHSIKQGHLSHSIQSMSSRGVTHSFTSSSQLQSAMAAAALGNRAGKHAAARPLQHGAKVSAGSSNQGNVSAWRKQSGGNTGVTMAYVNPSLSAHKTTSAVERQREYLLDMIPSRSISQAANTWK